The following are encoded together in the Gopherus evgoodei ecotype Sinaloan lineage chromosome 17, rGopEvg1_v1.p, whole genome shotgun sequence genome:
- the NUFIP2 gene encoding nuclear fragile X mental retardation-interacting protein 2, producing the protein MEEQPGQPPQHGQHHHHHHHHYYYYNHNHHQHHLQHAAEPGPKAAPKPLLKHEHKHAGPQHQDAPKKKTGYGELNGNAGEREVSLKGLSADETTNPSSRVPNGSQQLVDANVNPKQTVKASTFGKAGIKPKNFIQKNSMDKKNEKIYENKLRENQSSDKPEAVSIPNGVVTNSSGYITNGYVGKGADNDGSGSESGYTTPKKRKGRRNSAKGCENLSLVQDRIMQQEVNAPSLKQEVESFKTDCSEQKGNRVDSTKPVWKYEAGPGGAGRGKAGAGEVQRKNSDAKPGISGKKFDDRAKGKHASAAASREDSWTLFKPPPVFPVDNSSAKIVPKISYASKVKENLNKAAQNPSSSLSSSSSSSSSTGETQAQMPSRLSQVPMSAMKSVTSASFSNGPILAGTDGNVYSPGTQPLLTTAASTLTSTSSESVHQDISTTSTAVEQKKSSLFIYPSNMQSVLLGAAQVDLPSQTNQQNLGDIFQNQWGLSFINEPSAGPETVLGKSMDNKIMEVTFQGEYPATLVSQGAEIIPSGTEQPVFPKAYELEKRTSPQILSGIIKPGTASEIGVLSLEPHHIGDLQMADISSQGALVFLSKDYELENPLASPTNNLLASAKDQRYQRGLERKDSWGSFDLRAAIVYHTKEMESVWNLQKQDPKRIITYDEAMECPDQ; encoded by the exons ATGGAGGAGCAGCCCGGCCAGCCTCCGCAGCACggccagcaccaccaccaccaccaccaccattacTACTACTACAACCACAACCACCACCAGCACCACCTGCAGCACGCGGCCGAGCCCGGCCCCAAGGCCGCGCCGAAGCCGCTGCTGAAACATGAGCACAAGCACGCGGGCCCGCAGCACCAGGACGCGCCGAAGAAGAAAACAG GCTATGGAGAGCTAAATGGTAACGCAGGAGAAAGAGAAGTATCATTAAAGGGCCTGAGTGCTGATGAAACAACCAACCCATCTTCCAGGGTACCGAATGGCAGCCAGCAACTTGTAGACGCTAATGTAAACCCAAAGCAGACTGTTAAGGCAAGCACCTTTGGGAAAGCTGGAATCAAACCCAAGAACTTCATTCAGAAAAACAGTATGgacaaaaagaatgaaaaaatttATGAGAATAAACTGAGAGAAAATCAATCCTCAGACAAGCCAGAGGCAGTATCTATTCCAAATGGTGTTGTGACAAATAGTTCTGGTTATATCACCAATGGCTATGTAGGCAAAGGGGCAGATAACGATGGTAGTGGGTCAGAGAGTGGCTACACCACACCTAAGAAACGGAAAGGCAGGCGTAACAGTGCCAAGGGCTGTGAGAACCTGAGCCTAGTGCAGGACAGAATAATGCAACAGGAGGTCAATGCCCCATCCCTAAAACAGGAGGTCGAGAGTTTCAAGACTGACTGTAGTGAACAAAAAGGAAACCGAGTTGACAGTACTAAACCTGTTTGGAAGTATGAAGCTGGGCCTGGAGGAGCAGGTCGTGGGAAAGCGGGGGCTGGGGAGGTACAACGAAAAAACTCTGATGCCAAACCTGGGATTAGCGGCAAAAAGTTTGATGACCGGGCCAAGGGGAAGCATGCGTCAGCGGCTGCGTCAAGAGAGGACTCATGGACCCTGTTTAAACCACCCCCAGTTTTCCCAGTGGACAACAGCAGTGCTAAAATAGTTCCTAAAATAAGTTATGCAAGCAAAGTTAAAGAAAACCTCAACAAAGCAGCTCAAAACCCATCTTCGTCTCTGtcgtcttcatcatcatcatcttcctctacTGGAGAAACGCAGGCCCAAATGCCGAGTCGACTGTCCCAAGTCCCCATGTCTGCTATGAAGTCTGTTACTTCTGCTAGCTTTTCGAATGGGCCCATTTTAGCAGGGACTGATGGAAATGTATATTCTCCAGGGACCCAGCCACTGCTCACAACTGCTGCTAGTACTTTAACATCAACCTCGTCTGAGTCCGTACACCAGGACATAAGTACAACTTCAACAGCCGTTGAACAAAAGAAGTCTAGCCTTTTTATCTACCCTTCAAATATGCAATCTGTGCTTTTGGGTGCAGCACAGGTAGATCTGCCATCTCAGACAAATCAGCAGAACCTGGGGGATATCTTCCAGAACCAGTGGGGTTTATCATTTATAAATGAGCCCAGTGCTGGGCCTGAGACTGTTCTTGGGAAATCAATGGATAATAAAATAATGGAAGTGACATTTCAAGGGGAATATCCTGCCACTTTGGTTTCACAGGGTGCTGAAATCATTCCCTCAGGGACTGAACAACCTGTGTTTCCTAAGGCTTATGAGCTGGAAAAACGGACTAGCCCTCAAATACTTAGTGGTATTATAAAGCCTGGGACTGCTAGTGAGATTGGAGTCTTGTCTTTGGAGCCACATCACATAGGTGATCTGCAAATGGCAGACATCAGTAGCCAAGGTGCTTTAGTATTCCTCTCAAAGGACTATGAACTAGAGAATCCCTTGGCCTCTCCTACGAACAATTTGTTAGCCTCCGCCAAAGATCAGAGGTACCAGAGAGGCCTAGAAAGGAAAGATAGCTGGGGTTCTTTTGACCTGAGGGCTGCTATTGTATATCACACTAAAG AAATGGAATCTGTTTGGAATTTGCAAAAGCAAG atcCCAAAAGGATAATCACTTACGATGAAGCCATGGAATGTCCAGATCAATGA